One window from the genome of Saprospiraceae bacterium encodes:
- a CDS encoding M1 family metallopeptidase: MNRTLFLLIGLLAFGQMLQSQNIRNNPTSNHGNRFEQLGTILPDPNGYRTASGAPGSAYWQMRADYDIQARLDEENTKLYGSEWITYYNNSPDKLYYLWLQLDENEHNPKSPNNYESYDSKTDERVSQNDIDNLDRRPMTTGYGVNIESVKEGSGRPLAYTINHTMMRVDLNKALLPGKSVKIFVQWNYKIPDRTTMGGRGGLEFFPEDGNHLFTMSQWFPRMCVYSDFQGWQNKQFTGRAEFALAFGNYKVQLTVPSDHVIAATGECQNYKDVLSPAQYRRWESAQQATDVVEVVTLEEATQAEKNKSGKTKTWIYKAENVRDFAWGSSRKFVWDAMPILVGSNKVMCMSYYAKEAYPLYRRYSTKTIAHTIKSYSKFTIPYTYPVAISVEANNGMEYPMICFNFGRAEKDGTYSEGTKYGMIGVIIHEVGHNFFPMIINSDERQWTWMDEGLNTFVQTLTQEAFDNNYPTDRGNPSRIADYMRLPKDQLEPIMTNSENLVQFGSNAYAKTAAGLSILRETILGRELFDYAFKEYARRWAFHHPTPADFFRTMEDASGTDLDWYWRAWFYDIEPVDLAIDSVHVKLTNEAVPMTQLNYYMQADEPTETLTKYKNRTSGMSFLVEQDTSLRDFYYYYNQTEEKKRVRIQAQLASDELQKGGDSTYLYEVQFSNKGGMVMPIILRWNYTDGTYQDERLDVQIWRKNEHKIVKTFIRNKVVKSIQLDPFKETADIDITNNQWNVAETPSRFEIFKAKREPRRGGRRGTTNPMQLEKKERHQLIPLSVGWVTL; the protein is encoded by the coding sequence ATGAATCGGACGCTATTTCTTTTAATTGGACTGCTGGCTTTTGGACAGATGCTTCAGTCCCAGAATATCCGCAACAATCCTACTTCAAATCACGGAAATCGATTCGAACAATTAGGTACCATTTTACCGGATCCCAATGGATATCGGACGGCTTCTGGAGCTCCAGGCTCAGCGTATTGGCAAATGCGTGCAGACTACGATATCCAGGCCAGATTGGACGAAGAGAATACTAAATTATATGGTAGTGAATGGATTACATATTATAATAATTCACCAGATAAGTTGTACTACCTCTGGTTGCAGCTTGATGAAAATGAGCACAATCCAAAATCACCCAACAATTATGAATCCTATGACAGCAAAACCGATGAGCGTGTCAGTCAAAATGATATAGATAATCTTGACCGCAGACCGATGACAACCGGATACGGTGTCAATATTGAATCTGTGAAAGAGGGCAGTGGCCGTCCCTTGGCATATACCATCAATCACACCATGATGCGGGTAGATTTGAATAAAGCGCTGCTTCCCGGTAAGTCTGTTAAAATCTTTGTGCAATGGAATTATAAAATTCCGGATCGTACGACAATGGGAGGTCGCGGAGGTTTAGAGTTTTTTCCTGAAGATGGAAATCATTTATTTACTATGTCCCAATGGTTCCCAAGAATGTGTGTGTATTCAGATTTTCAAGGATGGCAAAACAAACAATTTACAGGAAGAGCAGAATTTGCACTTGCATTTGGAAATTATAAAGTTCAACTGACAGTCCCTTCCGATCATGTGATAGCCGCTACCGGAGAATGTCAAAATTATAAAGATGTTTTAAGTCCTGCGCAGTATAGACGTTGGGAATCAGCTCAACAAGCAACAGATGTCGTTGAAGTGGTTACCCTGGAGGAAGCCACCCAAGCAGAAAAAAATAAATCGGGCAAAACGAAAACCTGGATTTATAAAGCAGAAAATGTAAGAGACTTTGCATGGGGCAGTTCGAGAAAATTTGTTTGGGATGCCATGCCAATTCTAGTAGGATCAAACAAAGTCATGTGCATGAGTTATTATGCTAAAGAAGCCTACCCATTGTACAGACGATATTCAACAAAAACCATTGCGCATACCATTAAATCATATTCTAAATTCACAATACCGTATACCTATCCCGTTGCAATTTCAGTTGAAGCAAATAACGGAATGGAGTATCCTATGATTTGTTTTAATTTCGGAAGAGCTGAAAAAGATGGTACCTATTCTGAAGGAACCAAGTATGGAATGATCGGAGTCATTATCCATGAAGTAGGGCATAATTTTTTTCCAATGATCATCAACAGCGATGAAAGGCAATGGACCTGGATGGATGAGGGACTGAATACCTTTGTTCAAACCCTGACTCAGGAAGCTTTTGACAACAATTATCCTACGGATCGAGGCAATCCTTCGAGAATAGCAGATTACATGCGTTTGCCAAAAGATCAGTTAGAACCCATCATGACAAACAGCGAAAACCTGGTCCAATTTGGTTCGAATGCTTATGCAAAAACAGCAGCCGGCCTCAGTATTTTGCGGGAAACCATCCTTGGGCGTGAATTATTTGATTATGCCTTTAAGGAATACGCGCGTCGATGGGCTTTTCACCATCCTACGCCGGCCGATTTTTTTAGAACGATGGAAGACGCTTCTGGTACAGATCTGGATTGGTATTGGCGTGCCTGGTTTTACGATATTGAGCCTGTTGACCTAGCTATTGACTCGGTTCATGTCAAACTAACCAATGAAGCCGTTCCAATGACACAGCTCAATTATTACATGCAAGCGGATGAACCTACAGAAACACTGACGAAATATAAAAACAGAACATCCGGAATGTCATTTTTGGTGGAGCAGGATACCAGCCTTCGCGATTTTTATTATTACTACAACCAGACAGAAGAAAAAAAGCGCGTTCGCATTCAAGCCCAATTGGCTTCTGATGAATTGCAAAAAGGGGGTGATAGTACCTACTTGTATGAAGTGCAGTTCTCTAATAAAGGCGGCATGGTGATGCCGATTATTTTAAGATGGAATTACACAGATGGAACCTATCAGGATGAACGATTGGATGTACAGATCTGGAGAAAAAACGAACATAAAATTGTCAAAACCTTCATTCGAAATAAAGTAGTGAAATCCATTCAACTCGATCCTTTCAAAGAAACGGCTGATATCGATATAACCAATAACCAATGGAATGTTGCAGAAACACCCAGCCGGTTTGAAATCTTTAAGGCCAAACGAGAACCACGAAGAGGAGGCAGACGCGGTACAACAAATCCAATGCAATTGGAGAAAAAGGAAAGGCACCAATTAATACCGCTGTCGGTTGGATGGGTGACTTTATAA
- a CDS encoding NADP-dependent malic enzyme, whose product MDIFERSIRLHQELQGKITVENKLDIRSKDDLSLAYSPGVAAPCEEIHNDPSKVYDYTIKGNTVAIVSDGSAVLGLGNIGAHAAIPVMEGKAMLFKRFAGINGFPICLTTQKTDEIISIVKNIAPVFGGINLEDISSPRCFEVEEKLQDIGIPVFHDDQHGTAIVVLAALMNFCRLTGRKMEDLKIVINGAGAAGIAIARYLGKKDRDARNQQIAKEIIMCDTMGIIHKNRLGVNDIKEELLLYTNPRNLMGNVEDALVGADVFVGVSKANLLNRNHIRSMAKDPLILALANPIPEILPDEAMAGGAFIVCTGRSDFPNQVNNVLAFPGIFLGALHARAKRITLAMKFAAAQAIASAVENPTREQIIPPALDESIAHRVAKAVADAAH is encoded by the coding sequence ATGGATATATTCGAACGTTCCATTCGACTGCACCAGGAATTGCAGGGGAAAATTACCGTTGAAAACAAGTTGGACATCCGCTCAAAGGATGATCTGTCGCTTGCGTATTCACCGGGTGTCGCAGCTCCCTGCGAAGAAATCCATAATGACCCTTCCAAAGTGTATGATTATACCATTAAAGGAAATACCGTTGCCATTGTCTCTGATGGATCTGCAGTTCTCGGTTTAGGGAATATAGGCGCCCATGCAGCCATTCCGGTTATGGAAGGGAAAGCAATGCTTTTTAAGCGGTTTGCCGGAATCAATGGCTTCCCAATCTGTTTGACTACCCAGAAAACAGACGAAATTATTTCAATTGTTAAAAACATTGCACCCGTTTTTGGAGGTATCAATCTGGAAGACATCTCTTCACCCCGCTGTTTTGAGGTAGAAGAAAAATTACAGGATATTGGAATCCCCGTATTTCATGACGACCAACACGGTACAGCCATCGTTGTATTGGCTGCATTGATGAATTTTTGCAGGTTGACCGGAAGGAAAATGGAGGACCTCAAGATAGTGATCAATGGAGCTGGTGCTGCCGGCATTGCCATTGCAAGGTATTTAGGTAAAAAAGACCGCGATGCCCGGAATCAACAAATCGCCAAGGAGATTATTATGTGCGATACCATGGGAATCATACATAAAAATCGATTGGGAGTCAACGACATCAAAGAGGAACTTCTGCTCTATACCAATCCCAGAAATTTGATGGGAAATGTTGAAGATGCACTCGTAGGAGCGGATGTATTTGTTGGAGTAAGTAAAGCAAATCTTTTAAATAGAAATCACATCCGTTCAATGGCAAAGGATCCACTCATTTTGGCTTTGGCAAATCCGATTCCAGAAATATTGCCGGATGAAGCCATGGCAGGAGGTGCCTTTATCGTTTGTACCGGACGTTCTGATTTTCCCAACCAGGTCAACAATGTCTTGGCCTTTCCAGGCATCTTTTTAGGCGCATTGCATGCCCGTGCCAAACGAATTACGTTAGCCATGAAATTTGCAGCGGCCCAAGCTATTGCTTCTGCAGTTGAAAATCCGACCCGCGAACAAATTATTCCTCCAGCACTGGATGAATCCATCGCTCACCGCGTGGCGAAAGCAGTTGCAGATGCTGCACATTAA
- a CDS encoding HupE/UreJ family protein — protein sequence MDEFKLWFSTGLQHILDIKAYDHILYIVCLSLLFRLIDWKKLLILVTAFTLGHSLTLALSVFDLVAIPSSWIEIAIALTIAVTCLINFRELALNQASIQARYWTALLFGCIHGLGFSFLLKAMLGKEESVLFPLFSFNLGLEIGQIAVLVLVQAVTFFIHQFAIQFEKIILSTITFVILLVSIYLILERI from the coding sequence ATGGATGAATTCAAGCTATGGTTTTCAACCGGACTGCAACATATTTTAGATATAAAGGCTTACGATCACATTCTTTACATTGTTTGCCTGAGTTTGTTATTCAGGCTAATAGATTGGAAAAAACTTCTGATCCTGGTCACTGCGTTTACACTCGGACATTCATTGACACTTGCATTGAGCGTTTTTGATTTGGTGGCCATTCCATCTTCATGGATAGAAATTGCGATTGCCTTGACAATCGCTGTAACCTGCCTTATAAATTTCAGAGAATTGGCTTTGAATCAAGCCAGCATTCAGGCCCGGTATTGGACTGCATTGCTGTTTGGATGTATTCACGGATTGGGCTTTTCATTTCTTCTAAAGGCGATGCTTGGCAAAGAAGAATCAGTACTTTTTCCCTTGTTTTCCTTCAATCTGGGATTGGAAATCGGACAAATTGCAGTCCTGGTTCTCGTACAGGCTGTTACTTTTTTTATCCACCAATTTGCAATTCAATTTGAAAAAATAATTCTATCTACGATAACTTTCGTAATTTTGTTGGTCAGTATCTATCTTATCCTTGAAAGGATCTAA
- a CDS encoding co-chaperone GroES, whose protein sequence is MKPINDRVVIKPAPAEEKTKGGIIIPDTAKEKPLRGEVIAVGPGKDGNMMTVHKGDMVLYGKYAGQEFQYKGHDYLIMREDDILVII, encoded by the coding sequence ATGAAACCAATCAACGACCGAGTCGTAATTAAACCGGCTCCCGCTGAGGAGAAAACAAAAGGTGGGATTATTATCCCAGACACCGCTAAAGAAAAACCACTTCGTGGAGAAGTTATCGCTGTGGGTCCAGGTAAGGACGGCAACATGATGACTGTTCACAAAGGCGATATGGTATTATACGGCAAGTATGCCGGACAGGAATTCCAATACAAAGGACATGATTATTTGATCATGCGTGAAGACGACATTCTTGTAATTATCTAA
- a CDS encoding T9SS type A sorting domain-containing protein, producing the protein MDNNNLILDSTFYVYAAGEDKIYLENGDAFGNTFIDPEDLIDIQNLKYYLRTPAKFELLSLVTPYGNNLDLGKDGKTFQFDVTDFTPILKGKRMLSMELGGEHQEEIDIKFLFIKGIPERTVLDIANIWPFQRGYFSEILSNKRFEARKLRLHPTAKNYKLRFSVTGHEQNGEFTPRAHFVTVNGTSNKKFPFTVWKECGFNPIYPQGGTWIFDRAGWCPGAPTEAFHFDISNLVNSGQEINVDYGLEPPQLDQANYLVSSQLVSYGPLNHKLDASIEEIVRPVSNRVEFDRLNPSCNLPTVSIRNTGADEIRTLKIEYGIKNRIKEIYTWSGVLSSLTEQRIELPVLQSDFWNPGPDSIFLFEAAILEVNAQSDENLSNNIKRVSFKPVDRYNGSILFEFKTNNIPQDNSYKIVNSQGQIVIERSNMAPVTAYRDELLLPPGCYTLYVNDVSNDGLNFWYFPTYGTGSARIMRKVNNTVIPIKTFNPDFGEAFQYDFVLNGPVKSNEESLTGMLSITPNPSHGNVDIAFQSQQANPVQINIRTLEGKTVFTDIRNPGKSGQTINWSPKQLEAGSYFVQIIQNNKIVTRKLVVQ; encoded by the coding sequence GTGGATAACAATAACCTGATTTTAGATTCTACCTTTTATGTGTATGCAGCTGGAGAAGACAAAATTTATCTCGAGAATGGAGATGCATTCGGTAACACATTTATTGATCCGGAAGATTTGATTGATATTCAGAATTTAAAATACTATCTCCGCACACCTGCAAAATTTGAATTGCTTTCATTGGTCACACCTTATGGCAACAACCTGGATCTTGGAAAAGATGGAAAAACATTTCAGTTTGATGTGACGGATTTTACACCCATTCTTAAAGGCAAACGCATGCTGTCGATGGAGTTAGGAGGCGAACATCAGGAAGAAATCGACATCAAATTTTTATTTATAAAAGGAATTCCGGAACGCACTGTATTGGACATTGCAAATATTTGGCCCTTTCAACGGGGTTATTTTTCAGAGATATTAAGCAACAAACGATTTGAAGCGCGCAAACTTCGATTGCATCCAACCGCTAAAAATTATAAATTGAGATTCTCTGTTACCGGTCACGAACAAAATGGAGAGTTTACACCCAGAGCACATTTTGTAACGGTCAATGGTACGAGCAATAAAAAATTTCCATTTACAGTTTGGAAAGAATGTGGCTTTAATCCAATCTACCCACAAGGAGGTACCTGGATTTTTGATCGCGCCGGATGGTGTCCTGGCGCACCTACAGAAGCCTTTCACTTTGATATCAGTAATTTGGTAAACAGTGGTCAGGAAATTAATGTGGATTACGGTTTAGAGCCTCCGCAATTAGACCAGGCAAATTATTTAGTGTCGAGTCAATTGGTTTCCTACGGTCCTTTAAATCACAAACTGGATGCATCGATAGAAGAAATCGTAAGACCTGTCAGCAATCGGGTAGAATTTGATCGCCTGAATCCTTCTTGTAATTTACCAACCGTATCAATCCGCAATACAGGGGCTGACGAAATCCGTACACTTAAAATTGAATACGGTATAAAAAATCGAATCAAAGAAATTTATACCTGGAGTGGTGTATTGAGTTCGCTCACCGAACAACGCATTGAATTGCCAGTGCTTCAAAGTGATTTTTGGAATCCTGGACCCGATAGCATCTTCCTGTTTGAAGCAGCTATTTTAGAAGTGAATGCACAAAGTGACGAAAATCTTTCAAATAATATTAAAAGGGTATCGTTCAAACCGGTTGATCGATACAACGGATCCATCTTGTTTGAATTTAAAACCAATAACATCCCACAAGATAATTCTTATAAAATAGTAAACAGCCAGGGTCAAATCGTAATTGAGCGTTCCAACATGGCACCCGTTACAGCGTATCGCGATGAGTTGTTATTACCTCCCGGTTGTTATACATTATATGTAAACGATGTTTCGAATGATGGATTAAATTTCTGGTACTTTCCAACATATGGAACCGGATCTGCGCGCATCATGCGCAAAGTAAACAACACCGTGATACCGATTAAAACATTCAACCCTGATTTTGGTGAAGCCTTTCAATACGATTTTGTTTTGAATGGTCCGGTAAAATCCAATGAAGAGAGCCTCACTGGAATGTTGAGCATTACACCCAACCCCAGTCATGGAAATGTTGACATCGCATTTCAATCACAACAAGCAAATCCGGTGCAGATAAACATCAGAACCCTGGAAGGCAAAACAGTGTTTACCGACATCCGCAATCCTGGAAAATCCGGGCAGACAATAAACTGGTCGCCAAAACAATTGGAAGCCGGCAGTTATTTTGTACAGATCATTCAGAATAATAAAATTGTTACGAGGAAATTAGTGGTGCAGTAA
- a CDS encoding LamG domain-containing protein — protein sequence MKNLLQFLSFLLILNSLAAQDTITVQTFTWDSTSRRAVFQFPDDPTQSYRKIIMQYNMRCHGARVGVGSVGCYEWDYSCNTFITDSTKQDSSLATIGNYVISGFNGLQFYYTSIPGYTYYQLFQKNTTYSAIVSEQKFTIGNGNHPLAFNSNDGLYRAQYLISAAELLASGMKAGKISGLDMFVAVPGTKLSNFRIRMKHTKLNSISNPDNESLTELYFKDTDFNATGAQHFQFYTGFTWDGSSSLLVDLSYTNQTATAVPQFESQDLGTTQQALYCNATERSLVWDGLNSKLDGGKLNAISNELSVAFWLYGATPIQPNNNSVLEGVTSNNQRSFNIHLPWSNGSIYFDCGFKNGGYDRIEKAAAVSDYEGQWNHWAFTKNAVTGEMKIYKNGALWITGLAKLNPIQMSSLTIGDASTNGIPYNGRMRELSIWNKSLDSIQINRWKNKSIDPSHPNYSNLVFYFPFQESNGSQINDLAPNAQPAFLPVSLNRNPERGHQLVMNPNATPYRPNLRFVQGVYTGQVVKDIPVLDSIPNGP from the coding sequence ATGAAAAACCTACTCCAATTCCTCAGCTTCTTATTAATCTTAAATAGCCTCGCCGCCCAGGATACCATCACCGTCCAAACCTTCACCTGGGACAGCACATCCCGAAGAGCTGTATTTCAATTTCCCGATGATCCGACACAATCCTATCGCAAAATTATCATGCAATACAACATGCGTTGCCACGGGGCACGCGTAGGAGTTGGCAGCGTTGGCTGTTATGAATGGGATTACAGTTGCAATACCTTTATCACCGATAGCACCAAACAAGATAGCAGCTTAGCCACCATTGGAAATTATGTGATTTCCGGTTTTAATGGATTGCAATTTTATTATACAAGCATTCCGGGTTATACCTATTATCAACTGTTTCAAAAAAATACTACGTATTCTGCAATAGTTTCCGAACAAAAATTTACGATTGGAAACGGAAACCATCCATTGGCTTTTAATTCTAATGACGGATTGTATCGCGCACAATACCTGATCTCTGCTGCTGAGTTGCTTGCAAGCGGGATGAAAGCTGGAAAAATTAGCGGACTGGATATGTTTGTAGCTGTTCCTGGAACTAAATTATCAAATTTTAGAATTCGAATGAAACATACCAAACTGAATTCGATTTCAAATCCAGATAATGAATCCCTTACGGAACTGTATTTTAAAGATACCGATTTTAATGCAACCGGTGCACAACATTTTCAATTTTATACGGGCTTCACCTGGGATGGAAGCTCCTCGCTGCTTGTAGATTTAAGTTATACCAATCAGACAGCAACTGCAGTTCCGCAATTTGAATCTCAAGATCTGGGTACAACCCAACAAGCGCTTTATTGCAATGCAACCGAACGATCCCTGGTGTGGGATGGTTTAAACAGTAAACTGGATGGTGGTAAATTGAATGCAATTTCAAATGAACTCAGTGTAGCATTTTGGCTGTATGGAGCAACACCAATTCAACCAAATAACAACAGTGTGTTAGAAGGAGTCACGTCAAACAATCAACGTTCGTTTAACATACACCTGCCCTGGAGTAATGGAAGCATTTATTTTGATTGCGGTTTTAAAAATGGAGGCTATGATCGGATAGAAAAGGCTGCTGCTGTTTCTGATTACGAAGGGCAATGGAATCATTGGGCTTTCACCAAGAATGCAGTGACCGGCGAAATGAAAATTTATAAGAATGGTGCTTTATGGATCACAGGTCTTGCTAAATTAAATCCCATCCAGATGAGTTCCTTAACCATCGGAGATGCATCCACCAATGGAATTCCTTACAACGGACGTATGCGTGAATTGTCTATCTGGAATAAATCATTGGATTCGATACAAATCAATCGATGGAAAAACAAAAGCATCGATCCATCCCATCCAAATTATTCCAATCTGGTTTTTTATTTTCCATTTCAGGAATCAAATGGTTCTCAAATAAATGATTTGGCTCCGAATGCACAACCTGCGTTCTTACCAGTATCCTTAAACAGAAATCCTGAAAGAGGACATCAATTGGTGATGAATCCGAATGCAACACCGTATCGTCCCAATCTGCGTTTTGTGCAAGGAGTCTATACCGGACAAGTTGTTAAAGATATTCCCGTTCTGGATTCGATTCCAAATGGACCATGA
- the groL gene encoding chaperonin GroEL (60 kDa chaperone family; promotes refolding of misfolded polypeptides especially under stressful conditions; forms two stacked rings of heptamers to form a barrel-shaped 14mer; ends can be capped by GroES; misfolded proteins enter the barrel where they are refolded when GroES binds), which produces MAKEIRFNADAREKLKSGIDQMANAVKVTLGPKGRNVVIQKSFGAPQVTKDGVTVAKEIELEDPIENMGAQLLKEAASKTNDLAGDGTTTATVLAQSIVAAGMKYVAAGSNPMDLKRGIDKGVATVINDLQKQSEQIGNDFSKIKQVGSISANNDEQIGDLIANAMKKVGVNGVITVEEAKGTETTVDVVEGMQFDRGYLSPYFVTNAENMTADYENPLILIYDKKISNMQEMLPILEKVVQTGKPLLIIAEDVDSQALGVLVVNRLRGGLKVVAVKAPGFGDRRKAMLEDIAILTNGTVISDEKGYKLENTELDNLGTCEKISIDKDNTTIVKGKGAKKMIEARINQIKAQIETTTSEYDKEKLQERLAKLAGGVAVLNIGAPTEVEMKEKKDRVDDALHATRAAVEEGIVTGGGVALVRAIPSLNRTRTLNEDEALGIEIVKKALESPIRVIAENAGVEGSVVFMNVAAKKGSYGFNARTGEYEDLKKAGVIDPTKVTRIALEKAASIAGMILMTECVVNDKPKEDKGGGGHHHHGGGMDGMM; this is translated from the coding sequence ATGGCAAAAGAAATAAGATTTAATGCCGATGCCCGTGAAAAATTAAAATCAGGCATCGATCAAATGGCAAATGCGGTAAAAGTAACCCTTGGACCAAAAGGACGTAATGTTGTAATTCAAAAGAGCTTTGGGGCGCCTCAGGTTACTAAAGACGGTGTAACCGTTGCAAAAGAAATCGAATTGGAAGATCCAATTGAAAATATGGGTGCGCAACTTTTAAAAGAAGCAGCATCAAAAACAAATGACCTCGCTGGAGATGGTACAACCACTGCAACCGTATTGGCGCAATCTATTGTTGCTGCAGGTATGAAATACGTTGCAGCAGGTTCCAATCCAATGGATTTAAAACGTGGTATTGACAAAGGCGTTGCAACAGTTATCAATGATTTACAAAAGCAATCCGAACAAATCGGAAATGATTTTAGTAAAATCAAACAAGTTGGTTCGATCTCAGCAAACAATGACGAACAAATCGGAGATCTAATCGCAAACGCAATGAAAAAAGTGGGTGTGAATGGAGTGATCACCGTTGAAGAAGCAAAAGGAACTGAAACTACAGTTGATGTTGTAGAAGGTATGCAATTTGACCGCGGCTATTTGAGTCCGTACTTTGTTACCAATGCAGAAAATATGACGGCTGATTATGAAAATCCGCTGATCCTGATTTACGATAAGAAGATCTCTAACATGCAAGAAATGTTACCGATCCTTGAAAAAGTAGTTCAAACCGGAAAACCATTATTAATCATTGCGGAAGATGTAGATTCTCAAGCATTGGGCGTATTGGTGGTAAACCGTTTGCGCGGCGGATTGAAAGTGGTTGCGGTTAAAGCTCCAGGATTTGGAGATCGTCGCAAAGCCATGTTGGAAGACATTGCCATTTTAACAAATGGAACGGTGATCTCTGATGAAAAAGGATACAAACTTGAAAATACCGAGTTAGACAATTTGGGTACTTGCGAAAAAATTTCCATCGATAAAGACAACACCACCATAGTAAAAGGAAAAGGTGCAAAGAAAATGATTGAAGCGCGTATCAACCAAATCAAAGCACAAATTGAAACAACAACATCTGAATACGATAAAGAAAAATTACAAGAGCGATTAGCTAAATTAGCTGGCGGTGTTGCAGTTTTAAATATCGGTGCTCCGACTGAAGTTGAAATGAAAGAAAAGAAAGATCGCGTGGACGATGCATTGCATGCAACCCGTGCAGCCGTTGAAGAAGGTATCGTAACCGGAGGCGGCGTAGCATTGGTGAGAGCAATCCCATCTTTAAACAGAACCCGCACCCTCAACGAAGACGAAGCATTGGGTATCGAGATCGTTAAAAAAGCACTCGAGTCACCAATTCGTGTAATTGCTGAAAATGCAGGCGTTGAAGGATCTGTTGTATTTATGAATGTTGCTGCAAAAAAAGGCTCTTATGGCTTCAATGCAAGAACCGGTGAATACGAAGATTTAAAGAAAGCAGGTGTAATCGATCCAACAAAAGTAACCCGTATCGCTTTGGAAAAAGCAGCGTCAATTGCTGGAATGATCCTTATGACCGAATGCGTTGTAAACGACAAACCAAAAGAAGACAAAGGCGGAGGCGGCCATCACCACCACGGCGGTGGAATGGACGGTATGATGTAA